In one Ornithinimicrobium pratense genomic region, the following are encoded:
- a CDS encoding putative quinol monooxygenase produces MYLIVVKFPVKPESADRWIDIVADYTSACRAEEGNIFFEWSRSVEDPNEFVLVEAFTDEGAAAHVQSPHFQQGIDAMRPHITSTPKIVSRQVDGDGWEEMGELKMD; encoded by the coding sequence ATGTACCTGATCGTCGTGAAGTTCCCCGTCAAGCCCGAGTCGGCCGACCGCTGGATAGACATCGTGGCCGACTACACGTCCGCCTGCCGCGCCGAGGAGGGCAACATCTTCTTCGAGTGGTCGCGCAGCGTGGAGGACCCGAACGAGTTCGTCCTCGTCGAGGCGTTCACCGACGAGGGTGCTGCCGCGCACGTGCAAAGCCCCCACTTCCAGCAGGGCATCGACGCCATGCGCCCGCACATCACCAGCACTCCCAAGATCGTCTCTCGCCAGGTGGACGGGGACGGCTGGGAGGAGATGGGCGAGCTGAAGATGGACTAG